A region of Paenibacillus sp. JNUCC-31 DNA encodes the following proteins:
- a CDS encoding ATP-binding protein — MKMVIFPLGCLLVILSSYFLGLTPHLALMICAGVLFVASIYGEKRYPVLRYIHWIFLGIFHYFSELNWCNMLYYLLIMSMIQDKQRVTQTLPLSMLMVFEYTVIRLSYVTIDTYNLLVFMFDMLAVIVFIFLYHALINSEAEKRRLREKNRYLTIHDPLTGLLNYEGYMNVLKKTADEQRSFLLIILNIQNFNGFDKEVEDNWSQVIKAAGESVSKQFADAYGVSRYAGDRYAVVLPEIQDIEERMASLLTGELKGLQVNYIISLYPGMSETLQQFITLSEDRLFQQQRSKWLKNEEEVFRSERLRAVGELAAGMAHEIRNPLTAIRGFLQLSRGQAFNIAPWYEVIMGEVTRVTDLTAEFLQFSKPQANHMKPEGVGHCLERVMSLTESDAASRGHQITLKMTGEPVVVNMDRDKIVQVLINLIRNAFEAMADPGEVHIDLLQDGDQALISITDTGSGIPENSLATIFNPFYTTKEEGTGLGLALCQKIAQDHHGKITVQSEVGIGSTFTLFLPMGV; from the coding sequence ATGAAAATGGTTATTTTCCCGCTGGGATGTCTGCTGGTTATCCTGTCCTCTTATTTTCTAGGGCTTACTCCCCATCTTGCGTTAATGATATGTGCTGGTGTGTTATTTGTAGCAAGTATATACGGGGAAAAACGGTATCCTGTACTGCGCTATATCCATTGGATCTTTCTCGGCATATTCCATTATTTCAGTGAACTGAACTGGTGCAATATGTTGTATTACCTGCTCATTATGTCGATGATTCAGGATAAACAGCGTGTAACGCAGACGTTACCCCTTTCAATGTTGATGGTGTTTGAATATACCGTGATTCGACTCTCGTATGTGACGATAGATACATATAATTTGCTGGTGTTCATGTTTGACATGTTGGCAGTAATTGTCTTTATCTTCTTGTATCATGCCTTGATTAACAGCGAGGCAGAGAAACGAAGACTGCGGGAAAAAAATCGTTATCTTACGATCCACGACCCGCTCACCGGGTTACTGAATTACGAGGGATATATGAATGTACTGAAGAAAACGGCGGACGAGCAACGATCCTTTTTGCTGATTATCTTGAACATTCAGAATTTCAACGGATTTGACAAAGAGGTTGAAGATAACTGGAGTCAAGTGATCAAAGCCGCAGGCGAGAGTGTATCGAAACAATTTGCAGATGCGTATGGGGTTTCCCGATATGCGGGGGATCGGTATGCTGTGGTTCTGCCTGAAATACAAGATATTGAAGAGCGCATGGCGTCACTGTTGACCGGGGAGTTAAAGGGGCTGCAGGTAAACTACATTATTTCCCTATATCCGGGAATGTCTGAGACCTTGCAGCAATTTATTACCCTCTCGGAGGACAGGCTGTTCCAGCAGCAGCGCAGCAAATGGCTAAAAAATGAAGAGGAGGTCTTCCGTTCGGAAAGACTCCGGGCTGTAGGTGAGCTGGCGGCTGGCATGGCTCATGAAATCCGCAATCCACTGACTGCCATTCGAGGATTTCTACAGTTATCACGAGGACAGGCATTTAATATCGCTCCATGGTATGAAGTCATTATGGGTGAGGTAACGCGGGTAACGGATCTGACAGCCGAGTTTTTACAGTTCTCCAAACCGCAAGCCAATCACATGAAGCCCGAAGGTGTGGGACATTGTCTTGAACGAGTCATGTCGTTAACCGAATCGGATGCAGCATCGCGAGGGCACCAGATTACACTTAAAATGACTGGTGAGCCAGTTGTGGTCAACATGGATCGTGACAAGATCGTTCAGGTTCTGATTAACCTGATCCGTAATGCTTTTGAAGCGATGGCAGATCCCGGCGAGGTACATATTGATCTGTTGCAAGATGGGGACCAAGCGCTGATCTCCATTACCGATACAGGCAGCGGCATTCCGGAGAATTCACTGGCAACGATCTTTAATCCATTTTATACAACCAAGGAAGAAGGGACCGGACTCGGGCTGGCACTCTGTCAGAAAATCGCTCAGGATCATCATGGGAAAATTACCGTTCAGAGTGAAGTGGGGATTGGTTCGACATTCACCCTTTTTCTGCCTATGGGGGTATAA
- a CDS encoding UDP-3-O-acyl-N-acetylglucosamine deacetylase codes for MYQTTIRNSFTLDGIAIHSGNLSQITLHAAQPNSGIVFRRDSSKIGNNVIMAGGSAVINNITIGHNSVVLARTMVTKNMPENSMVSGYTARSHKRQLRESAALSRLPKTIKKLNEKLDELSKTREGAK; via the coding sequence ATGTACCAAACAACGATTCGTAATAGTTTTACATTAGACGGCATTGCTATACATAGTGGGAATTTGTCACAGATAACTCTGCATGCTGCACAACCAAACTCAGGTATTGTTTTTAGAAGAGACTCATCAAAAATTGGTAATAACGTCATAATGGCTGGTGGAAGTGCGGTTATTAATAATATCACCATTGGACACAACAGCGTTGTTTTAGCTAGAACCATGGTTACTAAAAACATGCCTGAGAACTCTATGGTTTCGGGATATACAGCTCGTTCACATAAGAGACAACTACGAGAATCGGCTGCACTTTCCAGACTCCCCAAAACGATAAAAAAACTAAATGAAAAACTTGATGAACTTTCCAAAACAAGGGAAGGTGCTAAATGA
- the mglC gene encoding galactose/methyl galactoside ABC transporter permease MglC: MNTQVINQVKQYVAQRAIFIVLILLVIGIAIADPHFLAFSTLRDILQQSSTRAIIALGAAFILVTGGVDLSAGRVVGLTAVVSASMLQIDEYANRFFPDLPHLWVGLPIVIGIIAGLAVGLVNGIIVAKLHVPPFIATLGTMVAVYGLNSIYFDTEPNQSQPIGGLRPDFTVIGSGYIDLGGGYSIPYIVLIAIAVALICWVVFNKTRLGKNMYAIGGNIQAAHVSGIHVARNLIALYAIAGALYGLGGVLEAARTGGATNNYGNMYELDAIAACVVGGVSTAGGIGTVPGVMAGVLIFGVINYGLTFIGVSPYWQLIIKGLIIVAAVAFDIRKYMAKK; encoded by the coding sequence ATGAATACACAAGTTATCAATCAGGTGAAGCAGTATGTGGCGCAGCGCGCAATCTTTATTGTGCTGATCCTGCTGGTCATTGGCATTGCTATTGCCGATCCGCACTTTCTTGCTTTCTCTACACTTCGGGATATATTACAGCAGTCCTCCACACGGGCCATCATTGCGCTGGGGGCGGCGTTTATCCTGGTAACGGGCGGGGTCGATTTGTCGGCAGGGCGGGTCGTTGGGCTAACGGCTGTTGTATCCGCATCCATGCTGCAAATCGACGAATATGCCAATCGGTTCTTTCCTGATCTGCCACATTTATGGGTGGGATTACCGATCGTCATCGGGATCATCGCGGGCCTGGCAGTGGGTCTCGTCAACGGCATCATTGTAGCCAAATTACATGTTCCACCCTTTATTGCGACGCTGGGCACCATGGTTGCGGTATATGGTCTGAACTCGATTTATTTTGATACGGAGCCGAATCAGTCCCAGCCGATTGGTGGACTGAGACCTGATTTTACCGTTATTGGATCTGGTTACATTGATCTTGGCGGTGGTTATTCCATTCCGTATATCGTATTGATTGCCATAGCGGTTGCGCTGATCTGCTGGGTCGTCTTCAACAAGACCCGCCTTGGGAAGAACATGTATGCCATCGGTGGCAACATTCAGGCTGCGCATGTGTCCGGTATTCATGTAGCACGCAACCTGATTGCGTTGTATGCCATCGCAGGTGCACTGTATGGACTGGGCGGTGTGCTGGAAGCCGCACGTACGGGAGGGGCAACGAACAATTACGGCAACATGTATGAGCTGGATGCTATTGCGGCCTGCGTAGTGGGGGGCGTCTCCACTGCGGGTGGGATTGGTACGGTGCCGGGTGTTATGGCAGGGGTGCTGATTTTTGGAGTCATCAACTATGGTCTGACCTTTATCGGTGTAAGTCCTTACTGGCAGCTCATTATTAAAGGATTGATTATTGTGGCTGCGGTGGCTTTTGATATCCGCAAGTATATGGCGAAAAAATAG
- the lpxA gene encoding acyl-ACP--UDP-N-acetylglucosamine O-acyltransferase — protein MIHQSAIIHPTAVMGNNVEVGPFSIIEENSKIGNGCRIGSHAIIGANTILGENNYISHGAIIGSDPQDKSYQGEKTYLIIGDNNTVREYVTICKGTSKGDGFTRVGSNNFIMNYAHIAHDVVMGDHNVIVNNVQIGGHVIVEDYITFGCGSGVHQSCNIGRFAMIGAGSKVSQDIVPYSLADGPRSYIHGINTVGLRRNGFSNEEISTIKKINTILFRQKRTLDQSIEEINNLPPSEFKEHTLKFLNKSTRGIVRMKR, from the coding sequence ATGATACATCAATCAGCCATTATTCATCCTACCGCAGTAATGGGGAACAATGTTGAAGTCGGACCTTTCAGTATCATTGAAGAAAATTCAAAAATAGGTAACGGGTGTAGGATTGGAAGTCACGCAATCATAGGAGCAAACACAATATTGGGGGAGAATAACTATATTTCACATGGTGCCATTATCGGTTCAGACCCACAAGATAAAAGTTACCAAGGCGAAAAAACATATCTTATCATTGGAGATAATAATACCGTAAGAGAGTATGTCACCATATGTAAAGGCACATCAAAAGGAGATGGTTTCACGAGAGTAGGGAGTAACAACTTTATTATGAATTATGCACATATCGCACATGATGTAGTGATGGGAGATCATAATGTCATCGTTAATAATGTGCAAATTGGCGGACATGTTATTGTTGAAGACTATATCACTTTTGGTTGTGGTTCTGGTGTACACCAATCATGTAACATAGGAAGGTTTGCAATGATTGGAGCGGGAAGTAAAGTTTCACAAGATATTGTTCCATATTCTTTAGCAGATGGTCCGCGTTCGTACATACATGGTATTAATACCGTTGGTCTAAGAAGAAATGGATTCTCAAATGAAGAAATAAGCACGATAAAAAAGATTAATACCATTTTATTTCGCCAAAAGCGAACTCTCGATCAATCTATTGAAGAAATAAACAACTTACCTCCTTCTGAATTTAAGGAACACACATTGAAATTTTTAAATAAATCTACACGCGGAATTGTACGAATGAAGCGATAA
- a CDS encoding sugar ABC transporter ATP-binding protein: MESPYLLEMDGISKAFPGVQALSQVTLKVKTGTVHALMGENGAGKSTLMKCLFGMYRPDEGTIRIDGNEVEIPSSKAALQHGISMIHQELNPVPHRPVMENIWLGRFPMRGLLVDEKRMYADTLALFKDLNLDIDPKAQAGTLSVSKIQSMEIAKAVSFQSKVIVMDEPTSSLTGKEVDQLFAIINQLRSRGVSIIYISHKMEEILTISDEVTIMRDGFVVGTWDAADLTTDLIITRMVGRDLDERFPERTNVPGEVILKAEGLTSSQPNSFRDVTFDLRKGEVLGIGGLVGAQRTELIESLFGLRGLASGTISIHGRKVKIKSPAAAKRHNIALLTEERRVTGIFPVLSVYENTIIASLGRYRNRIGLLDEKKGRDEAREQTQKFRTKTPSVNKLIRNLSGGNQQKVLLARWLLTDPEILLLDEPTRGIDVGAKFEIYTIITELARQGKSIIMISSEMPELLGMSDRIMVMSEGRLTGIVDGAEATEQDIMRLAAQQRMA, translated from the coding sequence ATGGAATCACCTTACCTGCTGGAGATGGACGGAATATCCAAAGCATTTCCAGGTGTGCAGGCACTGAGTCAGGTCACATTGAAGGTAAAGACGGGCACGGTTCATGCACTGATGGGAGAGAACGGAGCGGGCAAATCCACGCTGATGAAATGTCTATTCGGTATGTATCGCCCGGACGAAGGGACGATTCGGATTGACGGCAATGAGGTGGAGATTCCGAGTTCGAAAGCGGCGCTTCAGCATGGCATATCGATGATTCATCAGGAACTGAATCCGGTGCCACACCGTCCGGTGATGGAGAACATCTGGCTGGGACGGTTTCCGATGAGGGGGCTGTTGGTGGATGAGAAACGAATGTACGCCGATACACTAGCCTTGTTCAAGGATCTGAATCTGGACATTGATCCGAAGGCTCAGGCGGGAACGTTATCCGTTTCCAAAATACAGTCGATGGAAATCGCCAAAGCGGTCTCTTTTCAATCCAAAGTCATCGTGATGGATGAGCCAACATCCTCGCTCACGGGCAAGGAAGTGGACCAGCTCTTCGCCATTATTAATCAGCTGCGCAGTCGCGGGGTGTCTATTATCTACATTTCGCACAAAATGGAGGAAATTCTGACGATCTCGGATGAAGTCACGATTATGCGGGATGGTTTTGTGGTGGGTACCTGGGATGCTGCCGATTTAACGACCGATCTGATCATTACCCGCATGGTTGGACGTGATCTGGATGAACGGTTCCCGGAACGGACGAACGTACCTGGAGAAGTGATTTTGAAGGCAGAAGGCTTAACCTCCAGCCAGCCGAATTCGTTCCGTGACGTGACATTTGATTTGAGGAAAGGTGAAGTGCTTGGCATCGGCGGCCTGGTTGGGGCACAGCGGACAGAATTAATCGAGTCACTGTTTGGCTTACGAGGACTTGCTTCAGGGACGATCTCGATCCATGGACGCAAGGTAAAGATCAAGTCACCTGCCGCAGCAAAGCGTCATAACATTGCCTTGCTGACCGAAGAGCGGAGAGTCACAGGAATCTTTCCAGTGTTGTCTGTGTATGAAAATACGATTATAGCGAGTCTCGGACGTTACCGGAATCGAATCGGTCTGCTGGATGAGAAAAAAGGCCGAGACGAGGCACGCGAGCAAACTCAGAAGTTCAGAACTAAAACGCCTTCAGTTAACAAGCTAATTCGCAACCTTTCCGGTGGTAATCAACAGAAGGTGCTTCTGGCTCGATGGTTGTTGACTGACCCTGAAATTCTACTGCTCGATGAACCGACACGTGGGATTGATGTGGGCGCCAAATTTGAAATCTACACCATTATTACGGAACTGGCCCGCCAGGGCAAAAGCATTATTATGATCAGCTCGGAGATGCCCGAACTGCTGGGCATGTCGGATCGAATTATGGTCATGAGCGAAGGACGGCTCACCGGAATTGTGGACGGAGCCGAGGCAACAGAGCAGGATATCATGAGGCTGGCCGCACAGCAGCGGATGGCTTAG